The DNA window CGCGGACGCCGCCAAGCTCTCCCACCAATTGCGCGAGGAAGACGTGGTCCTCGTCACCGGCAAGGTCTCCAAGCGACTTGAAGGCACGGTCAACGAGAAGATCGGCACCGGCGAGATCGAGATCGTCGCGACCTCGCTGACCATCGTCAACAAGGCCGAGGTGCTGCCGTTCCAACTCGACAAGGAGCTTTCCAACGAGGACCTGCGGATGAAGTACCGCTACCTCGACCTGCGCAGGCCGCGGATGACCCGCAACCTGCGAACCCGCCACCGGATCACCAAGTCGGCGCGCGACTTCCTCGACGAGCACGGATTCTGCGAGATCGAGACTCCGATCCTTTCCAAGTCCACCCCGGAAGGCGCACGTGACTTCCTGGTTCCTTCGCGCCTCCAGAGCGGACACTTCTACGCCCTGCCGCAGGCACCTCAGCAGTACAAGCAGCTGCTGATGGTCGGCGGTATCGAGAAGTATTTCCAGGTCGCCAAGTGCTTCCGTGACGAAGACCTGCGCGCCGACCGCCAGCCGGAATTCACACAAATCGACATCGAGAGTTCGTTCGTCGGACAGGATGACATCATCGAGCTCGTCGAAGGACTTCTCGTCCGCGTTTTCAAGGAAGCGATCGACGCCGACGTGGCGCCGGGCTTCGACCGCATGACCTGGCGCGATGCGATGGACCTCTACGGCTCCGACAAGCCCGACCGACGTTTCGACCTGAAATTCGTCGATCTGACCGAAGAGTTGCGCAACTGCGAGTTCCGCGTCTTCTCGGGTGCTGTCGCGGCAGGCGGTGTGGTCAAGGCGATCAACGCCAAGGGCTTCGCCGACATCTCAACCGGCCAAATCGACAAGCTGACCAAGCTCGCGCAGGACGCGGGCGCCAAGGGGCTCGCCTACATCCAGGCGCGTGGTGAGGAGCGCGAATCCTGGCGCTCCCCGTTCGTCAAGCGCATGACCGACGAGGAGGTCGAGGCGCTGCGCACCAAACTCAACATCGAGCCCGGCGACCTGATTCTCTTCGCCGCCGACCAGTGGGAAAGCGCCTGCGACGTACTCGGTCGGGTGCGCCTCGCCTGCGCCGACATGCAGAAGCTGACCGAAGGCAGCACCGAACTCGACTTTCTGTGGGTTACCGAATTCCCGCTTCTCGCCTTCGACGAGGAGGAGGGCCGCTACGTCGCCGTTCACCACCCGTTCACCCGTCCGCACCCGGACGACGAGCAGAAGCTCCTTGCCGGCGAGCTTTCCACCGACATCCGGGCCCTCGCCTACGACGTAGTGCTGAACGGCCACGAACTCGGCGGTGGCTCGATCCGGATTCATGAAGCGACCCTGCAGAGCGCGATGTTCAAGGCTCTCGGCATCAGCGAGGAGCAGGCTGCCGAAGAATTCGGCCATATCCTCGACGCCTTCCGCTTCGGAGCCCCTCCCCACGGCGGCGTCGCACTGGGCCTCGACCGGCTGGTGATGCTCGTTTGCGGTGAACACTCGATCCGCGAGGTCATCGCATTCCCGAAGAACAACAAGGGTAGCGACCTGATGTCGCAATCGCCTGCCGAGGTCGACCCGAAGCAGCTGCGCGACCTGCGGATTCAGTCGACGGCACGCAAGCCAGCTCCCGGTTCGACTCCCGAAGCATCCTGATACCGGATACGGACTTCAACATTCCCGATCGCCGGGCGTGTACACGGAAATCGGCTCACCCCGGTGATGTGGGTGAGCCGGGTTGGTTCGAGTTGCCTGAAGCAACCCGGAGAAGCCGATCAGGCTGCGATCTCGTAGTGCTCGGCGATCTGGCGGAAGATCCGGTCGCGACGTTCGCGGGCTTGTTCGACGTCGCGGGTCTTCAGCGAGAAGCGGAGGCGCTCGGCAGTGGCGTCCGGCTTGTGGACAGTGAGGTGGCACCACCACACTCCACGATTGTTCCAGAGATGGTGGTTGGGGTTGTCATGATTCACCCTGAGGGCGAGTTTGGGCTTACGTTTCATGCGGATTGGTGACGATGCTGGGTATACGGGCACCTGAAACACGGGCAGTCCAATAAGGTATTGGCGGTTTCCGGCACCGCCATTCCAGCGGATTTCGGACGCCACGCAAGCCATTTTACCCAGACCCGAGTGTTGCGTCGGTTTTCCGCCTAAAACCAAGCAGGAGCCTCAACCGTGGCGCAGCGCCTCGGAAAACACCTGTTCAAGATGCCCGGGGTCCTCCTCCCCCACGGAAACCCGAAGCAAATGGGCCGGAACCCCACATCCCTCCGCCCAATCAAGCTCCTGATAATGAGCGAGCAGCGTGTACGGGCACGCCAGCGTGAAGCGGGTGCCGAAGCTGGGACCTTTCGAGACATTGAGCGCGTCATAAACCTTCGGCGCCTTGCGTGGAGACTTGAGAACGAAGGAAAAAAGCGCCCCGAAACCACCATCAGGTGACATCACCTTCTCGTAGCGAGCGCGATGCACCCGCGACGGGTGCCAGACTTCCGCGACCGCCGGGTGTTCCGCGAGGAACTCGACCAAACGCAGCGCGGTGGCATTCGGCTTCGCCATCCGGGCACGGTAGCCTTTCAGATTCGACAGAAGGACCTGCACATCTCCGAGATACATCGGCGATGTCTCCACCGCCTCGACCTCAAGCGCCGCATGCAGATCAGTCGCGAACGGAGAATCGCTACGGACCACCGCGGCGCCACCCATCACGTCGCCCGCCCCCGACAGCCACTTCGTCAGGCTGCAGGTCACCACGTCCGCAAACGGCAGCACCCGCACATTGAAGGGCCCTACCGACGAGTCGTCGACAATCAGCGGCGTCCCTCCCTCGGCACATGCCGATGCGACCCGCTCGAGATCGATTGTCCGCAGCAGCGGATTGCTCGGCACTTCCGTGAAGACTCCGGCGAATTCTCCGCGCCCGATGCGCTGGAGAGCCTCTTCGAACGACTCACCCTCCGCTTCGTTGAGAAACACGACGCCACTGCCGAAAAACTCCTGAACCTTCAGCGAGTCGACATAGGGAAACTCAAGCTGCAGCGTCTTCCGCCCCTCGGCCACTCCGGGCAGGGAGCGCAGTAGCGCCGTCACGGCCGACATCCCGCTTGAGAACACGCTCACGTTCGATGACTCCGTGCCGTAGAGCGTGGCGAGCCGCCGCTTCAGCAAATGCAGCTTGGAGCCCTCCTTGAGTCCCCCGTTCAGCCAATCTTCCGCCATGCGGCTGCTCACCAACTCTCCGGTGAACCTTTGGTACTCGTTGGCGACCGATCCGGCCTTCGCCGGAACCACCACCGCCTGGAAGCCATGGAATCCGGAAGAACGCGCGGCGATCTGAGCCTTCTTCTCAATCCAGCGCTGGGCCCGTTGGGCCGAACCCTTGGTTGGGAAGAGAAACACCTTCTCTCCATCTCCTGCGAGTTCCTCCTCCGCCCTCAGGGTCAGTCTTCCAAGGAGCGGGTTCCGGACAAACCGGGGATAGCCCGATTTCAGCCGCCGCATGATCTTGTCGCGGCCCTCTTCATAGCCGGTCACCGACGCCCATGTCGGTAAGCACACCGAGCAGGCATGCGGAGAGTCCGGAAGCGGGACACCAAGGTCACTTTCCGAGCACGCCGGCTGGTCGACAAAGTTTCGCATGCGCGCCTCCTGCTTGGGACCGAATGCCTTGATTGCGCAAGCGGTTTTCGAGCCCGACCAGAAATCAGCCCCGCTTCCCTTCCCTTGTGAATCGGAGCCTCCGTCAGGATTCGCGATCAAGGATGCTAACGAGACAACCCAATCGGGTCATAGCGGAGCACCCCGGTTCTGCGCCATGATCCGAGGCAAGTATTCAACGGGCTGCATCTCGAGTTTTATCTCAATCTGCTATGTAGTTGCTTTCCGGGCAACCCTATTTGTATTTACAACCCGTATCACTGGCTATACTGTGTCCATGAATTAAATGAAAAGCACTTTAAACCCATCTTTTCGTGCCACCCAACACCATCGAAGGCAGCCCGGCTTCGCTTTGGTGATCACTGTGACGCTGATGGTCCTGCTCGCTCTGCTGGCGGTCGGACTGCTTAGCCTCTCCACGATTTCCCTCCGAGCGTCGTCCCAAGGCGACGCCATGCAGCAGGCCCAAGCCAACGCCCGTCTCGGTCTGACTTTGGCAATCGGGGAAATCCAGAAGCGCCTCGGCGACGACCGCCGCATCACCGCGCCCGCCACTTTCGAAGATCCCAATGCCCCCGCCCATCTTGCGGGCGTCTGGGAGGGGGTGCCGCAGAACGTTGAGCAGCCGTCG is part of the Haloferula helveola genome and encodes:
- the aspS gene encoding aspartate--tRNA ligase, encoding MRTHHCNQLRASDTGETVTLIGWVNSARDHGGVIFIDLRDREGLTQCVFRPEESADAAKLSHQLREEDVVLVTGKVSKRLEGTVNEKIGTGEIEIVATSLTIVNKAEVLPFQLDKELSNEDLRMKYRYLDLRRPRMTRNLRTRHRITKSARDFLDEHGFCEIETPILSKSTPEGARDFLVPSRLQSGHFYALPQAPQQYKQLLMVGGIEKYFQVAKCFRDEDLRADRQPEFTQIDIESSFVGQDDIIELVEGLLVRVFKEAIDADVAPGFDRMTWRDAMDLYGSDKPDRRFDLKFVDLTEELRNCEFRVFSGAVAAGGVVKAINAKGFADISTGQIDKLTKLAQDAGAKGLAYIQARGEERESWRSPFVKRMTDEEVEALRTKLNIEPGDLILFAADQWESACDVLGRVRLACADMQKLTEGSTELDFLWVTEFPLLAFDEEEGRYVAVHHPFTRPHPDDEQKLLAGELSTDIRALAYDVVLNGHELGGGSIRIHEATLQSAMFKALGISEEQAAEEFGHILDAFRFGAPPHGGVALGLDRLVMLVCGEHSIREVIAFPKNNKGSDLMSQSPAEVDPKQLRDLRIQSTARKPAPGSTPEAS
- a CDS encoding PLP-dependent transferase, with protein sequence MRNFVDQPACSESDLGVPLPDSPHACSVCLPTWASVTGYEEGRDKIMRRLKSGYPRFVRNPLLGRLTLRAEEELAGDGEKVFLFPTKGSAQRAQRWIEKKAQIAARSSGFHGFQAVVVPAKAGSVANEYQRFTGELVSSRMAEDWLNGGLKEGSKLHLLKRRLATLYGTESSNVSVFSSGMSAVTALLRSLPGVAEGRKTLQLEFPYVDSLKVQEFFGSGVVFLNEAEGESFEEALQRIGRGEFAGVFTEVPSNPLLRTIDLERVASACAEGGTPLIVDDSSVGPFNVRVLPFADVVTCSLTKWLSGAGDVMGGAAVVRSDSPFATDLHAALEVEAVETSPMYLGDVQVLLSNLKGYRARMAKPNATALRLVEFLAEHPAVAEVWHPSRVHRARYEKVMSPDGGFGALFSFVLKSPRKAPKVYDALNVSKGPSFGTRFTLACPYTLLAHYQELDWAEGCGVPAHLLRVSVGEEDPGHLEQVFSEALRHG